The genomic region GGCAGCGCGATCCGCAACGTGAACTGGGCGACAAGCGCCGGACGGCCCCACAGCGCCTCGATGCCCCGCACGTCCTGCGAGGCGAGCACCAGGTGGATGCCCTGCGACCGGCCGCGGCGGGCCAGGTCCTCCAGCAGGTCGGCGGCCTCCCGGGCGACCACGTCCCGGCCGGCCAGCAGCATCTGGAACTCGTCGACCACGGCGACGATCCGGGGCCAGTGCCCGGTCGGGTCGACCGCGCGCAGCTCGGCCAGCTTGGTCACCTCGTGCTTCTTGGCGGCGTCGGCGCGGCGACGCAGCTCGTCGGTGAGGAACCGCAGCAGCGCCAACCCGAACTCCCGGTCGGTGTTGACGTTGATGCCGACCAGGCGCATGTGCGGCAGCCAGCTCGGGTCGCGTCGGCCCTGCGCGAACCGGGCGAAGGACACCCCCTCCTTGAAGTCCAGGAGATAGAACTCCAGTTCGGCGGGGGAGTAGCGGGCGGCGAGGGCGCCGATCCACGCGAAGATCAGGTTGGTCTTGCCGGTGCCGGACGGGCCGCCGATAAGCGCGTGCGGTGGATAGTCGCCAAGGGTCAGGCGCACCGGTCGGCCCTGCGGCCCCTCGCCGATCGGGGCGGTCAGGCCGCTTGCCGAGTCCTCCCGCCACATCTGCTCCGGTGGGGGCAGCAGGTCGGCGAACGGGGTCGGTGGCGGGCCGGCGTTGACCTGGGCCGCGATGTCCCGGCAGGTCTCGGTGACAAGCGTCGCCGGTGGCGGCGGATCCAGTCGGACCGACAGGCCGGACGGGCCGCCGATCCACGCTCCGGACGACTCGGTCACCACCCGCGTCACCGTCGGGTCGTCCGGCAGGGGGATGCCCCGGACCACCAGGTGCACCCCGCAGGCGGCGCCGGCGCGGACCACCCGTTCGAGCTGTCCGCGCTCGTGCCGGTTCAGCTCGTCGCCGCCGAGTAGTACCGCCACCCGCCAGGGCTCGGGCCGACGGCCGGTCGCCGAGGCCAGCTCCCGCAGTGAGCCGTGTTCGCCGGCCAGCACCGTCTCGTTGATGCGGCGGATCTGCTCGACCAGGTCGTCGAGCAGCGGACCCAACCCGCCGGGGCCGACGAAGGTGAGCAGCCCCGCGGTGCCCAGGGGCGCGAAACCGGCCAGGCCGCCGCCGAGGTGCTCCGGGTCGTACCCGACGAGTCGTACCCCACCCGGGTCGGCGCGACCGACGGCCCGCAACAGCAACGCGGACACGACCGCGTCGCAGCCGGCGCGGTCGTCCCCGGACAGGTGAACGTGCCCGGCGTCGAGTAGCGGCACCAGCGCGGGCACCGGGTCGACGTCGTCGATCCGGACCGTGCCGACCCGCAGCGCGCCGGGCGGCTCGGCCCGGCGGGTGGGCGTCGGCGTCCAGCCTTGCCAGTCGGCGCCGGCGCAGCCGGGCGCCTCCCGGCGGGCGGCGTCGGCGGCGTGGCGGGCCAGCTCGGCGATCCGGGTGGCGTGCCGGGCGTCGATCTCGGCGAGGCGACGGTCGCGTTGGACGCCCACCCGCTGCGGTACGACGGCTGCCGCTCGCCGGACCCGGGTCAGCCGTTCGCGGCCCGTGGTCAGCTCGGCCTGGGCTGCCGACAGCCGGGTACGCGTGGCGCCCAGCGCCTCCCCGAGGGTGTCCCGGATCCTGGTGGCCAACTGGCCGCGCCGGTCAGCCATCGGAACCCCGCCGGGCCGGCGCGTCTCGCCACGGGCTGCCCGTTCGCGGCGGCGGCCCGGCGCTCCGCTGCGGCACGGCGCCGCCGGACGCCTGCCCGGTGCGACCGCGCGCACCCGCGCCGCCGGAGGGTGTGTCGGCGGCCGCTTTCCCGGAGCGTTGCTCGGCGGGGCGCGGACTCGCGCCGGCGGAGTCCTGGCCACCGGTGGCCTGCGGCGTGCCGGTGGCGACGGTCAGGTCCCGGCCGAGGCGGGCGAGCAGCAGCCCGGTCGCCACGCCGGCGGTGACCGCGGAGTCGGCGGCGTGTGTCGGCTCCCCCGACGCGCGGGGTGGCGGCATCCGGCACACCCGGGTCAGCAGCGTCTCCAGCACCGGCGGCGGCAACCCGGGCAGCAGGTCCCGGACCCGCCCGTCCAGTTCGCCGCGCAGCCGGCCGAGGTCGGCGGCGCGGGGCGGATGCCCCAGCAGCTCGCCGGCCAGCTCCCGCAGCAGCGGCGGCGCGAGCGCGGCCATTCCGAGCCCCACGTCGGCCGACGCCCGGCGCAGCTCGCTGCGCAGCCGGTCCCGGTCACCGGCGCGTACCCCGCCGACGACCCGGCGCAGCAGCTCCTGCGAGTCGCGCAGCCGCTCGTCGGGCTCGTCGGGGCCGCCGTCGCGTCCGCCTGTCAACTCCGCCACCCGCACCGACCACCAGCGGCGCATCCGCACCTGCTCGGCCTGCTCCGGCGCCACGGTGGTCGGCCCGTCCGGCGGGGCCGCGTCGTGGCGCGGGTCGCGTTGCTGGGGACGCGGCGCCGGGGCGCCGTCGCCGGCCAGCCCGATCGCGGCCAGGTACGCCGACAGCTGCTCCTGCGCCACCCGCAGCGCGAAGTTGGCGCTCTCGGCGTGCTCGGTCGCGGCGGACAGCTCGGGCACCCCCATCGGGTTGGCCGACTCCTGTCGGACCCAGCGCAGCCG from Micromonospora lupini harbors:
- a CDS encoding FtsK/SpoIIIE domain-containing protein, with the protein product MADRRGQLATRIRDTLGEALGATRTRLSAAQAELTTGRERLTRVRRAAAVVPQRVGVQRDRRLAEIDARHATRIAELARHAADAARREAPGCAGADWQGWTPTPTRRAEPPGALRVGTVRIDDVDPVPALVPLLDAGHVHLSGDDRAGCDAVVSALLLRAVGRADPGGVRLVGYDPEHLGGGLAGFAPLGTAGLLTFVGPGGLGPLLDDLVEQIRRINETVLAGEHGSLRELASATGRRPEPWRVAVLLGGDELNRHERGQLERVVRAGAACGVHLVVRGIPLPDDPTVTRVVTESSGAWIGGPSGLSVRLDPPPPATLVTETCRDIAAQVNAGPPPTPFADLLPPPEQMWREDSASGLTAPIGEGPQGRPVRLTLGDYPPHALIGGPSGTGKTNLIFAWIGALAARYSPAELEFYLLDFKEGVSFARFAQGRRDPSWLPHMRLVGINVNTDREFGLALLRFLTDELRRRADAAKKHEVTKLAELRAVDPTGHWPRIVAVVDEFQMLLAGRDVVAREAADLLEDLARRGRSQGIHLVLASQDVRGIEALWGRPALVAQFTLRIALPKALRILAERNDAAQSLPRWHAVVNAESGMVEGNEVARIPSASDWETWSGLQHRLWRMRPPDAAPARLFDGDAIPRLDEAPDFRALAAPTDGRAPRNPVALLGEIIDVQSRSAALRLPRAPGRNLAVLGTRVDEACAVLDSAARSLARQHPPGTARFSIACLDPDADPIARALYDDLADDAAWYDEETVGELMSETVNGLSGPGTPHYLLLFAVDAAAGALAARTSGRTGLEQLRRILHDGPERRTHVLAWWRGVARMRADLGGPAARTDQIGAWVALDAHGGELGASLYPGTGGPDWYPRPWRGLFFDRAVHRTGQVLIPYGPSR